From a region of the Scyliorhinus torazame isolate Kashiwa2021f chromosome 15, sScyTor2.1, whole genome shotgun sequence genome:
- the LOC140392010 gene encoding mid1-interacting protein 1-B-like, with product MQSLIAQQQTNFLVATMSKYSSAVKNMEQTVMLPSLLQDIPLEVQDEAKDATASSQNLYECYILLKSIKDTVESGLLPFEDFKRKINSALDLENEDEANLEKLFYVHVRGLCTVLNTLTKKANTLTSRYEDMIGFSF from the coding sequence ATGCAGTCCCTCATTGCTCAGCAACAAACTAACTTCCTTGTTGCCACCATGAGCAAGTATTCTTCAGCGGTGAAGAATATGGAGCAGACAGTCATGCTTCCCAGCCTCCTTCAAGACATCCCTTTGGAGGTCCAAGATGAAGCGAAAGATGCCACGGCCAGTTCGCAGAACTTGTATGAATGCTACATCCTGCTGAAATCCATCAAGGACACTGTGGAGAGCGGGCTGCTGCCCTTTGAAGACTTCAAACGGAAAATCAACAGTGCTCTCGACCTGGAGAATGAAGACGAGGCAAATTTAGAGAAACTTTTCTACGTTCACGTGAGGGGGCTCTGCACTGTGTTGAACACACTGACCAAAAAAGCCAACACACTGACCAGTAGGTACGAGGACATGATAGGATTCTCTTTCTAA